GCAACAATGGCTACAGCACCGAGTGGGACCTCAAAAGGCACGCAGAGGACTGCGGAAAGACTTACCAGTGTACCTGTGGCTGCCCATATGCCAGCCGGGCTGCACTTTTGTCACATATCTTCAGGACAGGACATGAGATTCCTACAGAGCACAGGCATGCATTCTTTCTGCCGAACTCACTCTTGCTCTTCAAATGGGAGAAGTAGCTGTTATTAATGATCTATGCATTTGTTCTAATTTCAGAATTCCACCTGTAAAAAAGCGGAAGATGGAGAAACTCTCCACGGGTTCTGAAAAGATTAAGATCAACGACTCTGTGATTATCCCTTCCACCCGCGAGCTAATCGAGGATTCGTCATCTTCGGACATCATCCACAGTCCAGACTCTGCCAGTCAGATGTCCAGTGGCCACAAGAGCCTCCAGAAGCAGCTTTTACCCAAACCCAACATGGCATTGGTCAGCGTGCCTGTAATGCAGCTGGCCCACCTCCCCGTTCTGCTTCCATCCACAGAAAGCGGCGCTCTAAGGTCGGTGGTGCTGGCGGTCAACAGCCAAGGCTCTGTTAGCACCCTTCAGCTTCTGCCCCAGGCCTCCGGAGCTGTGGTACCACAGCTGGATGCTAAGAGCTTGGGTTTCCAGGATAGCATGCCTACTTCTCGCTCTTGCCTGGGGCCCATCAGCACAGGGGTACAGGTTGGACTTGACGGTCTGGTTGGCGTCCTGGGAACGCAGCGAGGAAGGAGCACCTCGACCAACATCCAGACCGACAAGTCCTACCTTTCAAAAATGCCTCTGGGTGTCGCGGAGGGCATTGGATTGTGTTCCGTGGGAGAATCCTCCGTGTCATCCTGCTCCCAGACGGACATCAGTGTGAGTGCCCAAGTCCTCCTGCCGGTCAGTGTTCAAACCCAAACGTTTGACAGCAGAGTTCGACCCACCTCCACAATAGGCGCTCAGACCGACTGCCAATCCTTAAACCAAAGCGTTTGCCCGTCCTCTTCCGCATCCGCGCCACCGAGCAAAACTAGGCAGACGCAGACCTCCTTCACAACACCGCAATCGAATGACAAGGCTCAGGATCAAGTCATCATGTGCTCTGACCTTTTCAGCGCTGATGCGCTCAGTGTTTCCACCCAGGTAGACGAATCTCTGACAGCTTCGAGAAGCAGTTTATACGAGGCCGGAAAGGTAGCGGAAGGCATGTGTTTTGGGGTTCAGACCGATTTGCTGAACTCGAGCAACGTGGCGGACAACCAAACCCAAACCATGGCCTTATTAAATGACTTGGAACACATTCTCTCTGATAGCATGTCAGGCCATCAGGTGCTGACCGCTGCCGCAACCGGCTGCGGGTCCAACCTGGGTCCTGTTCAGGAGCAACACGGCGCcattgactttgactttgaagagTTTCTCAGTTCTGTACACATTCAGACACAGACAGAAGAAAGTCATCTGGAGGGCATGAACAGTGACACGCCCTTGGAGTCTTTAGACATCCAGACCCAGACCGACTTCTTCCTGATGGATGAGCTCGATGAAAGCGAGGGACCAAGTAGAACCCAAGCCAGTGACTTGGAGCTGTTTGATACTCAGACTCAAACCGACCTCAACTTCCTTCTGAGCGCCGGAAGCCACGTGCCCCTGAGCAGCATTCTGCGCCATTCAAGCTTTTCTATGAGCACGGAATCGTCCGACACTGAAACGCAGACTGACCTGCATTCATTGGCTCCCTGCCTCCCCGTTCAAACCCCCGTCGGTCACGGCGAGCAGGCGAGGCTTTTAAACAGCACAGAGACGCAAACCAGCCAGGCGGAAAGCTTCGGACACCTCTTCCTCACGAGCAACGAAACGCAGACCGTCATGGATGACTTTTTGTCGGCCGACTTGCTGTGGAACATGGATTCCCAGTTCAGCTCAGTGGAAACGCAGACATGCCGGGAGCTCTGCGCTCTCTTCCAACAGCCTGAGAAACCAAACAGTTGACGTTATTATTCTTAATGGACGCTGCCTGATCTTTGCAACACGTTGCCTGTGTCTGCCTCTATCATTGGAATGAGCGAAGGATGTCCTCCAGTGGTGCGGCAGTGAAGGTGGGAGAAGTCTGTGAAAATGTCTTTGAATCATTCCACTCGGCTCATCTTGGCAAGAGCGTTTCCGGGTCAATCTCCCGACTGCTTTGTGCACTTTATTAGCTCTGTAGGCAGGATGTTTCCATTCCTGACAGTTTACCTGTTTATTTGCACATACATGTAACATAATGTGTCTTGTCTGAAATGGTGTTTATTTCAGTGTTAGCCAGTGTCCCTTTTTGATGTTTGCCCTGAACCCAGCAGATTCAAACCTAGCACACCAGTTTTACATACCAATGGCTGAATTTAGAGAAGCATCAActgcatgggaaaaaaaaaaatactgggcTGTAAAGTTAAGCGTGCAGTCacgttttgtgtgtttaaaatgtgcatgagccttcaatttgtcttcagtaaatattaattttgtttttatgcattTGATGGCTGCTTAGCCAATGTGAAGGTTAGCACACAACTGCAGAGCCGTCCAAGTGTTACGGTTTCCATCTGAAgccgagacaaaaaaaaaagatacagcAGTTtcacaaggaaaaaaataaatgtcagccATAGCTGTATTTGTCCTTCGATAAAATCCTTGACTTATTCATTTGCCTGATGTCAATGTATACGCTGACAGCATTCGATGGCTGCACCCAAACAGCTGACTAACATTAGCTGCTTTTATGGCACAAAGTTAATAAAATGATCGATTTCATTCTGAATTACTGGTTTTTGGTCATtcaaagccattttttttgtttatttttattttctttatataaACCGGGTTGCACTGAGTTACCTCCCATTGTGTCATCTGAAATTGCTGAGGTGCGCCAAGCATTGAAAGCTCTACGTAAGAAACAAAGAGCGATTATTTTAACTTTTTGGTGCCTTAACCGTAAgtgttttttgggtttttttggaACTGTGAACTATTTGGAAGACCGACATGAGCTCATGATAGCTGCATGGttacatatttttattatggtTGCATGCTGTACCTTGTG
The window above is part of the Syngnathus acus chromosome 3, fSynAcu1.2, whole genome shotgun sequence genome. Proteins encoded here:
- the atmin gene encoding ATM interactor; this translates as MAAPSASHKTRNGDNTTKDNPSCHEEPVSQPREIIKPSILELTKEVRTNILCTVAGCGKILPNTPALNMHLVKSHRVKDGIVNPTVRKDMKATKKLYCCPIEGCPRGPGRPFSQFSLVKQHFMKMHAEKKHKCSKCNNGYSTEWDLKRHAEDCGKTYQCTCGCPYASRAALLSHIFRTGHEIPTEHRIPPVKKRKMEKLSTGSEKIKINDSVIIPSTRELIEDSSSSDIIHSPDSASQMSSGHKSLQKQLLPKPNMALVSVPVMQLAHLPVLLPSTESGALRSVVLAVNSQGSVSTLQLLPQASGAVVPQLDAKSLGFQDSMPTSRSCLGPISTGVQVGLDGLVGVLGTQRGRSTSTNIQTDKSYLSKMPLGVAEGIGLCSVGESSVSSCSQTDISVSAQVLLPVSVQTQTFDSRVRPTSTIGAQTDCQSLNQSVCPSSSASAPPSKTRQTQTSFTTPQSNDKAQDQVIMCSDLFSADALSVSTQVDESLTASRSSLYEAGKVAEGMCFGVQTDLLNSSNVADNQTQTMALLNDLEHILSDSMSGHQVLTAAATGCGSNLGPVQEQHGAIDFDFEEFLSSVHIQTQTEESHLEGMNSDTPLESLDIQTQTDFFLMDELDESEGPSRTQASDLELFDTQTQTDLNFLLSAGSHVPLSSILRHSSFSMSTESSDTETQTDLHSLAPCLPVQTPVGHGEQARLLNSTETQTSQAESFGHLFLTSNETQTVMDDFLSADLLWNMDSQFSSVETQTCRELCALFQQPEKPNS